The Peromyscus maniculatus bairdii isolate BWxNUB_F1_BW_parent chromosome 6, HU_Pman_BW_mat_3.1, whole genome shotgun sequence genomic interval GCGCAGCACAGGAGCCAGCTGGCCGCCTGCACGCCCCAGGGCACCGGCAGCGAGAAGCCGCTGGCCAGGCTCACCCACACCAGCGGCTGCGTGGCCAGCAAGAAGACGCAGCAGAGCAACAGCACCGACAGGCCGCTGAGACGTCGCTGCGCTCGACGCGGCTGCAGCGCGGCCGGCAGGGGCTGGGGCTGCGCGGGGTGCGCGGCGCCTCCGGGGCCCGGAGCGTGTGGGGCGGCGgggaaggcggcggcggcggcggcacagcCGGGCAGCTGGTGCAGCAGGTGGAAGTTGAGCACGCTGACCCGCTTGACGCTGACGCGCACGCGGCGCACGATGCCCAGGTAGCAGTGCAGCAGCAGCGCCGTCTGTGCCAGCAGGGCTCCCGCCGCCAGGAGCGCGGGGTAATGGACTTGCGGGGGCTCGGCTCCGGGCTTGGGCGCCCAGGGCGGGAGCAACAGCACCAGACCCAAGGCGAGCGCCCAGGACAGGGCCAGCATGCCCGCCGTGTGGCGCCGCTGGTACAGCACCTGGTAGGTGGCAGGCGCCCTGGTGATGAGCAGGTAGCGGTTCAGCGCCACGAGGCAGTGAGACAGGAGGGACACGGTGAGCCCGAGGCCCAACAGCCCGCCCCGGAGCAGGCGGTAGCTGCCCCCGCCACCGTCCCAGTCCCCCGGGGGCTCCGCGGAGCCGGCGGGCAGGAGCCCCAGCACCGCCTCCTGCGGCATCCAGAGGGCGCAGACGCTGAGATCCGCCGCGCAGCCGTTCACGATGAAGGCGTTGCTGGTGGTCTGCAGCTTTCGGAAGGACGACACGAGATAGATGACCATGCCGTTGGCCAGCGTGCCCCCGATGGCCAGCCCCGAATACAGGAGAGATACCGGGATCCGCCGGCCGGCCCACGACTCTTCTTCCTCGCAGAGCAGCAGCAGCGATCCCccggtggtggaggaggtggacgTGGAGGAGGAGTTGGTCATTCTGGACAACTCTTCACACCTCGCGCCCTAGCGTTGGCTTCTTGGAGCGCGGCCCATGCTGACACTTGCctgctggggaggcaaagacat includes:
- the Gpr88 gene encoding G protein-coupled receptor 88, which gives rise to MTNSSSTSTSSTTGGSLLLLCEEEESWAGRRIPVSLLYSGLAIGGTLANGMVIYLVSSFRKLQTTSNAFIVNGCAADLSVCALWMPQEAVLGLLPAGSAEPPGDWDGGGGSYRLLRGGLLGLGLTVSLLSHCLVALNRYLLITRAPATYQVLYQRRHTAGMLALSWALALGLVLLLPPWAPKPGAEPPQVHYPALLAAGALLAQTALLLHCYLGIVRRVRVSVKRVSVLNFHLLHQLPGCAAAAAAFPAAPHAPGPGGAAHPAQPQPLPAALQPRRAQRRLSGLSVLLLCCVFLLATQPLVWVSLASGFSLPVPWGVQAASWLLCCALSALNPLLYTWRNEEFRRSVRSVLPGVGDAAAAAAAATAVPAMSQAQLGTRAAGQHW